The following proteins come from a genomic window of Pseudomonas sp. WJP1:
- the recX gene encoding recombination regulator RecX: protein MTAVLDTLVAVRRTAMDLLARREHGRVELTRKLRQRGALPEMIETALDRLTEEGLLSESRYLESFVSYRARSGYGPLRIREELGQRGLQRSDIELALRESGIDWQEQLQDTWRRKFSGQLPIDARERAKQGRFLAYRGYSMEMISRLFSGRGMDD from the coding sequence ATGACCGCCGTACTCGATACCCTCGTCGCGGTGCGGCGAACCGCAATGGACCTGCTCGCACGACGCGAGCATGGTCGAGTCGAGCTGACGCGTAAACTGCGTCAGCGCGGCGCTCTCCCCGAAATGATCGAAACAGCACTCGACCGATTGACGGAAGAGGGCTTGTTGTCCGAATCCCGTTACCTTGAAAGCTTCGTTTCCTACCGTGCCCGTAGCGGCTATGGCCCTTTGCGCATTCGTGAAGAATTGGGTCAGCGTGGCCTGCAGCGTAGCGACATCGAACTCGCCTTGCGCGAGAGCGGCATCGACTGGCAGGAACAATTGCAGGACACCTGGCGACGCAAATTCTCCGGGCAGTTACCGATAGACGCCCGGGAGCGTGCCAAGCAAGGCAGGTTCCTGGCGTATCGGGGCTACTCCATGGAAATGATCAGCCGCTTGTTCAGCGGCCGAGGGATGGACGATTGA